The sequence TCAAAACCCGGCTCAAAACATAGGTAACAATCACCGCCAAAACAACCCTGGGGACAACAATCCAGAAAAAGTTCGCCCCCAAAACCAGAAAGATTGCCGTATCCTCAAAAAGCCCGTGGCAGATGGCAAGAAATGTTGCCACTAAGGTCACCTGCTTTGGCGTCAACCTGCTCTCCTTGACCGATTCAACAATCAGCCCGGCACCAAAAACAATCCCGAAAACATTGCCGGCAAGCCAGGGCATTCCCGCCTCATCTGA comes from candidate division WOR-3 bacterium and encodes:
- a CDS encoding nucleoside recognition protein, whose product is SDEAGMPWLAGNVFGIVFGAGLIVESVKESRLTPKQVTLVATFLAICHGLFEDTAIFLVLGANFFWIVVPRVVLAVIVTYVLSRVLRDEPALTKASKRG